One part of the Vicia villosa cultivar HV-30 ecotype Madison, WI unplaced genomic scaffold, Vvil1.0 ctg.004255F_1_1, whole genome shotgun sequence genome encodes these proteins:
- the LOC131641914 gene encoding hydroxycinnamoyl-CoA:piscidic acid hydroxycinnamoyltransferase-like, giving the protein MVTITASYTVIPNEPTPHGRLWLSDIDQVVRLRHTPTIYIYKPKQCQENAIETLKNSLTKILVHYYPMAGRLCYTKGARLELNLNAKGAILHEAETDKTIHDYGDFSPSDSTKELVPIIDYDQPIEDIPLFVVQLTRFQNNEGFAIGVAFFHPLSDGLGAIRFINSWAKIARGETLEEHELPFMDRTLLKFSHTPLAPCFEHMELKPLPLILGRKDTSEERKKKTSATLLRLSPEQVDKLKKKANENDIQAMKKKGSRAFSRYEAVGAHLWRCASKARELEENQESVVRFNADVRTRMIPNLPKNYFGNALTQTAAKGYVGEITSKPLGYVSQMIREATEFVSDEFIRSQIDVIRAFEHLDDARALFLGAEGENIPYFGNPNFHLTSWMSMPVYEADFGWGKPVYFGIAYVSPHDRAVILLSPDGDGSILVCLHFQNAHLELFKKYFYGDI; this is encoded by the coding sequence ATGGTAACCATTACAGCTTCTTACACTGTGATTCCAAACGAACCAACTCCACATGGTCGTTTATGGCTCTCTGATATTGATCAAGTCGTACGTCTCCGCCACACACCAACTATTTACATTTACAAACCAAAACAATGCCAAGAAAATGCCATAGAAACCTTGAAAAACTCTCTCACCAAAATTCTAGTTCACTACTATCCTATGGCTGGTAGATTGTGTTACACAAAAGGTGCTAGACTAGAATTGAATCTCAATGCAAAAGGTGCTATTTTGCATGAAGCTGAAACCGATAAAACAATTCATGATTACGGTGATTTTTCACCTTCTGACTCCACCAAAGAGCTTGTTCCAATAATCGATTATGATCAACCCATTGAAGATATTCCATTATTTGTTGTGCAGCTCACAAGGTTCCAAAACAATGAAGGCTTTGCGATTGGTGTTGCTTTTTTCCATCCCTTATCAGATGGACTTGGAGCCATTAGATTCATCAACTCATGGGCCAAAATAGCTAGAGGAGAAACACTTGAGGAACATGAGTTACCATTTATGGATAGAACATTACTCAAATTTTCACACACTCCATTAGCACCATGTTTTGAACACATGGAGTTAAAGCCACTACCACTCATTCTAGGAAGAAAAGACACAAGTgaagaaaggaagaagaaaacTTCAGCAACATTGTTGAGACTCTCACCAGAACAAGTTGATAAGCTGAAGAAAAAAGCTAATGAAAATGATATTCAAGCAATGAAGAAAAAAGGGTCTAGGGCTTTTAGTAGATATGAGGCAGTTGGCGCACATTTATGGAGATGTGCATCTAAGGCACGAGAGcttgaagaaaatcaagaaagTGTTGTTAGATTCAATGCTGATGTTAGAACAAGGATGATTCCAAATCTTCCTAAAAACTATTTTGGGAATGCTTTGACACAAACAGCTGCAAAAGGGTATGTTGGAGAAATCACATCAAAGCCATTGGGTTATGTTTCACAAATGATAAGGGAAGCTACTGAGTTTGTTAGTGATGAATTTATAAGGTCACAAATTGATGTTATTAGGGCATTTGAACATTTGGATGATGCAAGGGCTTTGTTTTTAGGTGCTGAAGGTGAGAATATTCCATATTTTGGAAACCCTAATTTTCATTTAACTAGTTGGATGAGTATGCCTGTTTATGAAGCTGATTTTGGATGGGGAAAGCCAGTTTATTTTGGAATAGCTTATGTGTCTCCACATGATAGGGCAGTGATTCTTCTTAGTCCTGATGGAGATGGGTCTATTCTTGTGTGTTTGCATTTTCAGAATGCACATTTGGAGCTTTTTAAGAAGTATTTCTATGGTGATATTTGA